One part of the Streptomyces ferrugineus genome encodes these proteins:
- the hypE gene encoding hydrogenase expression/formation protein HypE, translating to MTIQCPTPHHDDEVVLLGHGAGGRLTAELLDRLILPALDGGPGPMEDAALLPGYRELVISTDSFVVSPLFFPGGDIGSLAVHGTVNDLAMRGAWPLALSVSLIVEEGLPLAELRAVLSSLGKAAQDAGVPVVTGDTKVVGRGAADRLFINTTGIGQRHGSLHPSAALARPGDAVLLSGPVGLHGTTVLSTREGLGFEGDIASDTRPLHRLVGTLAPLGADVHVLRDPTRGGLAAALNEIARDSSVAVEIEESAVPVPGAVASACDLLGLDPLVVANEGCLVAFVSADAAEGALRAMRSVAEGAGAVRIGEVLPDGPAGRVTLRTLVGARRIVEMPLGEQLPRIC from the coding sequence ATGACCATCCAGTGCCCCACCCCCCACCACGACGACGAGGTCGTCCTGCTCGGCCACGGAGCCGGCGGGCGCCTCACCGCGGAGCTGCTGGACCGGCTGATCCTGCCCGCCCTCGACGGCGGCCCGGGCCCCATGGAGGACGCTGCGCTGCTGCCCGGGTACCGGGAACTGGTGATCAGCACCGACAGTTTCGTGGTCAGTCCGCTGTTCTTCCCCGGCGGGGACATCGGCTCGCTCGCCGTCCACGGCACGGTCAACGACCTCGCGATGCGGGGGGCGTGGCCGCTCGCGCTGTCCGTCTCCCTGATCGTGGAGGAGGGGCTGCCGCTGGCCGAACTGCGGGCGGTCCTTTCCTCGTTGGGGAAGGCCGCCCAGGACGCGGGGGTGCCCGTGGTCACCGGGGACACCAAGGTCGTGGGCCGTGGTGCCGCCGACCGGCTGTTCATCAACACCACCGGCATCGGGCAGCGGCACGGCTCACTGCATCCGTCCGCCGCGCTGGCCCGCCCGGGCGACGCGGTCCTGCTGTCCGGGCCGGTCGGGCTGCACGGCACGACCGTGCTCAGTACCCGTGAGGGCCTCGGCTTCGAGGGCGACATCGCCTCCGACACCCGGCCGCTGCACCGACTGGTGGGCACCCTGGCACCGCTCGGTGCCGACGTCCATGTGCTGCGTGACCCGACGCGCGGCGGGCTCGCGGCGGCCCTCAACGAGATCGCCCGTGACTCGTCCGTCGCCGTCGAGATCGAGGAGAGCGCGGTGCCGGTGCCCGGGGCGGTCGCCTCGGCCTGCGATCTGCTCGGTCTCGACCCGCTGGTCGTCGCCAACGAGGGCTGTCTGGTCGCCTTCGTCTCGGCCGACGCGGCGGAGGGCGCCCTGCGCGCGATGCGTTCGGTGGCCGAGGGCGCGGGGGCGGTGCGGATCGGTGAGGTGCTGCCGGACGGGCCGGCGGGGCGGGTGACGCTGCGCACCCTGGTCGGTGCCCGGCGGATCGTGGAGATGCCGCTCGGGGAGCAGCTGCCGCGCATCTGCTGA
- a CDS encoding Rv1733c family protein, translating into MTRTGRLCRRLRRNPLRRRSHLTEAWLILLTSTSALLVAVVTGVLTAHAVERDMNGLRVQRHPVTAVLTEDAEPSTSATEGADSARAWAVVRWTAADGTVGTGLARVEPGGVAGERTRVWLNDKGRLAPAPPSHDQAELQGAVLGTAAAVGAGALPVLAGWAAIARLERQRLRQWETEWAEVGPRWRRKAG; encoded by the coding sequence ATGACCCGGACCGGGCGGCTGTGCCGGCGCCTGAGGCGCAACCCCCTCAGGCGCCGCAGCCATCTGACGGAGGCCTGGCTGATCCTCCTGACCTCGACGTCGGCCCTCCTGGTCGCCGTCGTCACGGGCGTCCTGACCGCGCACGCCGTCGAACGCGACATGAACGGCCTGCGCGTGCAGCGGCACCCCGTCACGGCGGTGCTGACCGAGGACGCGGAGCCGTCCACGTCCGCCACCGAGGGCGCCGACAGCGCCCGCGCCTGGGCCGTGGTCCGCTGGACCGCCGCGGACGGCACCGTCGGGACGGGACTGGCCCGCGTCGAGCCCGGCGGCGTGGCAGGCGAGAGGACGAGGGTGTGGCTGAACGACAAGGGGCGCCTCGCGCCCGCGCCCCCGAGCCATGACCAGGCCGAACTCCAGGGCGCGGTGCTGGGCACGGCGGCCGCGGTGGGCGCCGGCGCGCTGCCGGTCCTCGCCGGCTGGGCCGCGATCGCCCGGCTGGAGCGGCAGCGGCTGCGACAATGGGAGACGGAGTGGGCCGAGGTCGGTCCCCGGTGGCGGCGGAAGGCCGGCTGA
- a CDS encoding Acg family FMN-binding oxidoreductase, which translates to MSVSYEIPGHAARVGHGHAALHLARAASLAPSPHNCQPWLFAEEGRDHGFEVYLHGGRRMLLTDPGGREAVIACGAALFNVRIAVRQLGFQPAVELLPTGNSSHLAHVAYAAHAPATPEETMMAGAMPHRHTHRGPFGPEPVPDTLLDELREHARAEGAELLVIDEPEKLRLLADLVRTAEDLHRADPRHAAEIRRHAGPRGVPVEACRHHPDAILLAGRDYLGLAPYWVRPSRRWIGRTGTVAVLSTPGDSRTDWLRSGQALQRVLLHATAHHVAAAFHTQPLELPVLRAQLRTHLVGGRFPQVVLRLGRTTRTWRTSRRPPAEVLIRDGLPNR; encoded by the coding sequence ATGTCTGTGTCGTACGAGATCCCCGGCCACGCCGCCCGCGTGGGCCACGGTCACGCCGCTCTCCACCTGGCCCGCGCCGCCTCCCTGGCACCCTCACCGCACAACTGCCAGCCGTGGCTCTTCGCCGAGGAGGGGCGCGACCACGGATTCGAGGTCTACCTCCACGGGGGGCGGCGGATGCTCCTGACCGACCCCGGTGGCCGGGAGGCGGTCATCGCCTGCGGGGCCGCCCTGTTCAACGTGCGTATCGCGGTACGCCAGTTGGGCTTCCAGCCCGCCGTCGAACTGCTGCCGACCGGGAACTCCAGCCATCTGGCGCACGTGGCCTACGCGGCCCACGCCCCGGCCACGCCGGAGGAGACCATGATGGCCGGCGCGATGCCCCACCGGCACACCCACCGCGGGCCCTTCGGCCCCGAACCCGTGCCGGACACCCTCCTCGACGAACTGCGCGAGCACGCCCGCGCCGAGGGCGCCGAGCTGTTGGTCATCGACGAGCCGGAGAAGCTCCGGCTGCTCGCGGACCTGGTGCGCACCGCCGAGGACCTGCACCGCGCGGATCCGCGCCACGCCGCCGAAATCCGCCGGCACGCCGGACCGCGGGGAGTGCCCGTCGAGGCCTGCCGCCACCACCCGGACGCCATCCTGCTCGCCGGCCGGGACTATCTCGGGCTCGCCCCGTACTGGGTTCGCCCGAGCCGCCGCTGGATCGGACGCACCGGGACCGTCGCCGTGCTGTCCACCCCCGGCGACAGCCGCACCGACTGGCTCCGCTCGGGCCAGGCGCTCCAGCGGGTCCTCCTCCACGCGACCGCCCACCACGTCGCGGCGGCCTTCCACACCCAGCCCCTCGAACTGCCCGTGTTGCGGGCGCAGTTGCGCACACACCTCGTCGGCGGCCGGTTCCCGCAGGTGGTCCTGCGCCTCGGCCGCACGACCCGCACATGGCGCACCTCCCGCCGCCCGCCCGCCGAGGTGCTGATCCGCGACGGCCTGCCAAACCGGTGA
- a CDS encoding flavodoxin domain-containing protein has product MTATKVLVAYGTTNGSTAQIAEAVAEVLRKEGLTAEALPARSVAHVDAYDAVVVGGGLYAGRWHKDSRRFLRRHGRELAGRPLWLFSSGPLDPSASERDIPPVPGLQRAMTRLGAKGHVTFGGCLEEGAKGWVARMIIKNGKGGDYRDFDRIEDWSRGVAHALVTTA; this is encoded by the coding sequence ATGACTGCCACCAAAGTGCTGGTCGCCTATGGGACGACCAACGGATCGACCGCCCAGATCGCCGAGGCGGTGGCCGAGGTCCTGCGCAAGGAGGGCCTCACCGCCGAGGCCCTGCCGGCCCGTTCCGTCGCCCACGTGGACGCGTACGACGCCGTCGTCGTCGGCGGCGGACTGTACGCCGGACGCTGGCACAAGGACTCCCGCCGGTTCCTCAGGCGGCACGGCCGCGAGCTGGCGGGACGCCCGCTGTGGCTGTTCAGCAGCGGCCCGCTGGACCCCTCGGCCTCCGAGCGGGACATCCCGCCCGTGCCCGGCCTGCAGCGGGCCATGACCCGGCTCGGTGCGAAGGGGCACGTCACCTTCGGCGGCTGCCTGGAGGAGGGCGCCAAGGGATGGGTCGCGCGGATGATCATCAAGAACGGAAAGGGCGGCGACTACCGGGACTTCGACCGGATCGAGGACTGGTCGCGCGGCGTCGCCCACGCACTGGTCACCACGGCCTGA
- a CDS encoding CBS domain-containing protein, producing the protein MKHNKVGSVMTTEVVRAAYGTPFKEVARLLGDHRISGLPVVDEDERVIGVISETDLMVRQAETPDPYEPKKRFRFDRLTRTGRERAVKVRARTAGQLMTEPAVTVHADDTIVEAARTMAKHHVERLPVLDEEQRLVGIVTRRDLLQVFLRPDEAIRAEVVDEVLVRALWLPPRSIAVSVTEGVVTLLGQMERKSETEIALSMTRQIDGVVAVVDKLTHRLDDSHVRPDAPALHGVADEWLRKL; encoded by the coding sequence ATGAAGCACAACAAGGTCGGCTCCGTGATGACCACGGAGGTCGTCCGCGCCGCGTACGGCACCCCGTTCAAGGAGGTCGCCCGGCTGCTCGGTGACCACCGCATCAGCGGACTGCCGGTCGTCGACGAGGACGAGAGGGTCATCGGCGTCATCTCCGAGACCGACCTGATGGTCCGGCAGGCCGAGACTCCCGACCCGTACGAGCCCAAGAAGCGCTTCCGCTTCGACCGGCTGACCCGCACCGGCCGGGAGCGGGCCGTGAAGGTCCGGGCCCGTACGGCCGGCCAGCTCATGACCGAGCCGGCCGTCACGGTGCACGCCGACGACACCATCGTCGAGGCCGCCCGCACCATGGCGAAGCACCACGTGGAACGGCTGCCCGTCCTCGACGAGGAGCAGCGGCTGGTGGGGATCGTCACCCGCCGCGACCTGCTCCAGGTCTTCCTCCGGCCGGACGAGGCCATCCGCGCCGAGGTCGTCGACGAGGTCCTGGTCCGGGCCCTGTGGCTGCCGCCGCGCAGCATCGCCGTCTCCGTCACGGAGGGCGTGGTCACGCTGCTCGGCCAGATGGAGCGCAAGAGCGAGACGGAGATCGCCCTGTCCATGACCCGACAGATCGACGGCGTGGTCGCGGTCGTCGACAAGCTCACCCACCGGCTGGACGACTCGCATGTCCGGCCCGACGCGCCGGCACTGCACGGCGTCGCCGACGAGTGGCTGCGCAAGCTGTGA
- a CDS encoding bifunctional acetate--CoA ligase family protein/GNAT family N-acetyltransferase, whose protein sequence is MTDDTLSRPTVHALLADGTTVCIRPVRRGDHDQVRGLYEEMSLENLRLRFFAASRRSAEMAADRACAEQPPGYRALLAETGGRVIGLAEYDRGGTGNTADIAIAVADGLHHRGVGTLLVEHLVSAARAEGITDFTADALSENHEVLKLFADLGLRTTRRFEGPEVRCTIALDQSDTYLAAVEERGRAADVVSLEPLLRPRTVAVVGAGRKPGSVGRAILHQLHAGRYTGRLFAVNPRASSILGVPCHPSVGALPTIPDLAVLAVPAAAVPDAAEECGKAGVRALLVVTAGLDAGQARALLESCRAYGMRLVGPNCLGVSNTDPELRLDATFAAGHPQPGTAGVAVQSGGVGIALLDGLSRLGIGVSSFASLGDKYDVSGNDMLQWWESDGHTDLALLHLESFGSPRAFSHTARRVTRRMPVLTVDAGRTEAGRRAAASHTAAAATRTMTRGALFTQAGITATRSCGELLEAAALLHSQPLPAGPRVAIVTNAGGAGVLAADACAEAGLQLPAPSPELIDDLLAALPAGAAVGNPVDATAAVTEEQLASCVERIMRSGAVDAVLVALVPTAVAAATGDDLVRALTHTPGRHTKPVVAIRLEQGLPVELLPAAEHTTIPSYAEPQAAARSLAHAARRAAWLARPAGTVPDLDDVETGRAHTFVEAYLDRHPDGGWLDPRECAELLGCYGIPQLAWAWADTEDDAVLAAERLRGADGRVVMKGHWPGLVHKTAEHAVHLDLRGDHQVRAAFRDLETRFAGLLQGVLIQPLADRGTELFAGVVQDQVFGPLVLFGLGGTATEVLADHAARLAPLTDHDVHDLITSPRCAPLLLGSNGARPVDLQGLEQLLLRLSRMASDLPQLAEADFNPVLATPGRVTVLDARIRLLPRRPQDPYLRRLR, encoded by the coding sequence ATGACGGACGACACGCTCAGTCGGCCCACGGTCCACGCCCTGCTCGCGGACGGCACCACCGTGTGCATCCGCCCCGTGCGGCGGGGCGACCACGACCAGGTGCGGGGGCTGTACGAGGAGATGTCCCTGGAGAACCTGCGCCTGAGGTTCTTCGCCGCCAGCCGCCGCTCCGCCGAGATGGCCGCCGACCGGGCCTGCGCCGAGCAGCCCCCCGGGTACCGGGCGCTGCTGGCCGAGACCGGCGGCCGGGTGATCGGTCTCGCCGAGTACGACAGGGGCGGGACCGGGAACACGGCGGACATCGCCATCGCGGTCGCCGACGGACTGCACCACCGGGGAGTCGGCACCCTGCTGGTCGAGCACCTGGTCTCCGCGGCCCGCGCCGAGGGCATCACCGACTTCACGGCCGACGCGCTGAGCGAGAACCACGAGGTGCTGAAGCTGTTCGCCGACCTCGGCCTGCGCACCACCCGCCGCTTCGAGGGCCCGGAGGTGCGCTGCACGATCGCCCTCGACCAGAGCGACACCTATCTGGCGGCCGTGGAGGAACGCGGCCGCGCCGCCGACGTCGTGAGCCTCGAACCGCTGCTGCGGCCGCGCACCGTCGCCGTCGTCGGCGCCGGACGCAAGCCGGGCTCGGTGGGCCGGGCGATCCTGCACCAGTTGCACGCCGGCCGCTACACCGGCCGCCTGTTCGCGGTGAACCCGCGCGCAAGCTCGATCCTCGGCGTGCCGTGCCACCCCTCGGTCGGCGCCCTGCCCACGATCCCCGACCTGGCGGTCCTCGCCGTACCCGCCGCCGCGGTCCCCGACGCCGCCGAGGAATGCGGCAAGGCCGGGGTGCGCGCACTCCTGGTCGTCACCGCGGGACTGGACGCCGGCCAGGCGCGAGCGCTGCTGGAGTCCTGCCGGGCGTACGGCATGCGCCTGGTCGGGCCGAACTGCCTCGGCGTCTCCAACACCGACCCCGAGCTGCGCCTGGACGCCACCTTCGCCGCCGGCCACCCGCAACCCGGCACCGCGGGCGTCGCCGTCCAGTCCGGCGGTGTCGGCATCGCCCTGCTCGACGGGCTGTCCCGGCTCGGCATCGGCGTCTCCTCCTTCGCCTCCCTCGGCGACAAGTACGACGTCAGCGGCAACGACATGCTCCAGTGGTGGGAGAGCGACGGCCACACCGACCTCGCCCTGCTCCACCTGGAGTCCTTCGGCAGCCCCCGCGCCTTCTCGCACACCGCCCGCCGGGTGACCCGCCGGATGCCGGTCCTGACCGTCGACGCCGGCCGCACCGAGGCGGGCCGCCGCGCCGCCGCCTCGCACACCGCGGCCGCCGCCACCCGCACCATGACGCGCGGCGCGCTGTTCACCCAGGCCGGCATCACCGCCACCCGCTCCTGCGGCGAACTCCTGGAAGCGGCCGCGCTGTTGCACTCCCAGCCGCTGCCCGCGGGCCCCCGCGTCGCCATCGTCACCAACGCCGGCGGAGCGGGCGTCCTCGCGGCCGACGCCTGCGCCGAGGCCGGGCTCCAGCTCCCGGCGCCCAGCCCCGAACTCATCGACGACCTGCTCGCCGCCCTGCCCGCGGGTGCCGCCGTCGGCAACCCCGTCGACGCCACCGCCGCCGTCACCGAGGAGCAGCTCGCGAGCTGTGTGGAACGGATCATGCGGAGCGGCGCCGTCGACGCCGTCCTCGTGGCCCTCGTCCCCACCGCGGTCGCCGCGGCGACCGGCGACGACCTCGTCCGAGCCCTCACCCACACCCCCGGACGGCACACCAAGCCCGTCGTCGCGATACGCCTCGAACAGGGCCTGCCCGTCGAACTGCTGCCCGCCGCCGAGCACACCACCATCCCCTCCTACGCCGAACCCCAGGCGGCGGCCCGGTCACTGGCCCACGCGGCCCGCCGCGCCGCCTGGCTCGCCCGCCCCGCCGGGACGGTCCCGGACCTCGACGACGTCGAGACCGGACGCGCCCACACCTTCGTCGAGGCCTACCTCGACCGGCACCCGGACGGCGGCTGGCTCGACCCGCGCGAATGCGCCGAACTCCTGGGCTGCTACGGCATTCCCCAGCTCGCCTGGGCCTGGGCGGACACCGAGGACGACGCCGTACTCGCCGCGGAGCGGCTGCGCGGCGCCGACGGCCGGGTCGTGATGAAGGGCCACTGGCCGGGCCTGGTGCACAAGACCGCCGAGCACGCCGTCCACCTCGATCTGCGCGGCGACCACCAGGTCCGCGCCGCCTTCCGCGATCTGGAGACCAGGTTCGCCGGCCTGCTTCAGGGCGTGCTGATCCAGCCGCTCGCCGACCGCGGCACCGAGCTGTTCGCCGGCGTCGTCCAGGACCAGGTCTTCGGCCCCCTCGTGCTGTTCGGACTCGGCGGCACCGCGACGGAGGTCCTCGCCGACCACGCCGCACGACTCGCCCCGCTCACCGACCACGACGTCCACGACCTGATCACGTCCCCGCGCTGCGCCCCGCTCCTGCTCGGCTCGAACGGCGCCCGGCCCGTCGACCTCCAGGGCCTCGAACAACTGCTGCTGCGGCTGTCCCGCATGGCGAGCGACCTGCCACAGCTGGCCGAGGCGGACTTCAACCCCGTTCTCGCGACACCGGGCAGGGTCACCGTGCTCGATGCGCGCATACGCCTGCTGCCACGCAGGCCCCAGGATCCGTATCTGCGTCGACTCCGCTGA
- a CDS encoding phosphoketolase family protein: MSELEHQPGTELTDDELHRLDAHWRAANYLAAGQIYLMANPLLTEPLAPEHIKPRLLGHWGTSPGLNLVYTHLNRVIKARGLDALCVWGPGHGGPSVLAGSWLDGSYSETYPDVSRDAQGMERLFRQFSFPGGVPSHVAPEVPGSIHEGGELGYSLSHAYGAAFDNPDLVVACVIGDGEAETGPLAASWHSNKFLDPVHDGAVLPILHLNGYKIANPTVLSRLPEHELDALLRGYGHEPLHVTGDDPATVHRALARALDDALDRIAVLQRTAREDGVGERAHWPMIVLRTPKGWTGPAEVDGVPVEGTWRAHQVPLAGVRENPDHLRQLEAWLRSYRPEELFHPDGTPVADVLACVPEGARRLGATPRANGGLLMRDLPVRSLDSFAVPVDKPGTTLHEPTRILGDLLEQVMKDTRVRRDFRVVGPDETASNRLQAVFDASGKAWQAGTLPVDEHLDRHGRVLEILSEHTCQGWLEGYLLTGRHGLFSCYEAFVHIVDSMVNQHIKWLKTSRGLPWRAPIASLNYLLTSHVWRQDHNGFSHQDPGFVDHVLNKSPEVVRVYLPPDANTLLSVADHALRSRDYVNVIVAGKQPCFDWLSMDAARAHCARGAGIWDWAGTENGGEPDVVLACAGDVPTQEVLAAAQLLRRHLPGLAVRVVNVVDMTRLLPREEHPHGMTDFEYDGLFTKDKPVIFAYHGYPWLIHRLAYRRTGHPHLHVRGYKESGTTTTPFDMVVRNDLDRYRLVMDVIDRVPGLAVRAAAVRQQMADARTRHHAWIREHGTDLPEVADWTWNA; this comes from the coding sequence ATGTCAGAGCTGGAACACCAGCCCGGCACCGAACTGACCGACGACGAACTGCACCGGCTCGACGCCCACTGGCGGGCCGCCAACTACCTCGCCGCCGGACAGATCTACCTGATGGCGAACCCGCTGCTGACCGAGCCTCTCGCGCCGGAGCACATCAAGCCGCGACTGCTGGGTCACTGGGGCACCTCGCCGGGCCTGAACCTCGTGTACACCCACCTCAACCGCGTCATCAAGGCGCGCGGGCTCGACGCCCTGTGCGTGTGGGGCCCGGGCCACGGCGGGCCGTCCGTGCTGGCCGGCTCCTGGCTGGACGGCAGCTACAGCGAGACCTACCCGGACGTGTCGCGCGACGCGCAGGGGATGGAGCGGCTGTTCCGGCAGTTCTCGTTCCCGGGCGGTGTGCCCAGCCACGTGGCGCCGGAGGTCCCGGGCTCCATCCACGAGGGCGGCGAGCTCGGCTACTCGCTCTCCCACGCCTACGGCGCCGCCTTCGACAACCCGGACCTGGTCGTCGCCTGCGTCATCGGTGACGGCGAGGCGGAGACCGGTCCGCTGGCCGCCTCCTGGCACTCCAACAAGTTCCTCGACCCGGTCCACGACGGCGCCGTCCTGCCGATCCTGCACCTCAACGGCTACAAGATCGCCAACCCGACCGTGCTGTCCCGCCTGCCCGAGCACGAACTGGACGCGCTGCTACGGGGGTACGGCCACGAACCCCTCCATGTCACCGGCGACGACCCGGCCACCGTGCACCGCGCCCTGGCCCGCGCCCTGGACGACGCGCTCGACCGGATCGCAGTGCTCCAGCGCACGGCCCGTGAGGACGGCGTCGGCGAGCGCGCGCACTGGCCGATGATCGTGCTGCGCACGCCGAAGGGCTGGACCGGTCCCGCCGAGGTCGACGGCGTACCGGTGGAGGGAACCTGGCGCGCCCACCAGGTCCCGCTGGCCGGCGTCCGGGAGAACCCGGACCACCTGCGCCAGCTGGAGGCATGGCTGCGCTCGTACCGGCCCGAGGAACTGTTCCACCCGGACGGCACACCCGTCGCCGACGTCCTCGCCTGCGTTCCCGAAGGCGCCCGCCGCCTGGGCGCCACCCCGCGCGCCAACGGCGGTCTGCTCATGCGCGACCTGCCCGTGCGGTCCCTTGACTCCTTCGCCGTACCGGTCGACAAGCCGGGCACGACGCTGCACGAGCCGACCCGGATCCTCGGAGACCTGCTGGAACAGGTCATGAAGGACACCCGCGTGCGCCGGGACTTCCGGGTCGTCGGCCCGGACGAGACCGCCTCCAACCGGCTCCAGGCCGTCTTCGACGCCAGCGGAAAGGCCTGGCAGGCCGGAACACTGCCGGTCGACGAGCACCTCGACCGGCACGGCCGGGTGCTGGAGATCCTCTCCGAACACACCTGCCAGGGCTGGCTGGAGGGCTACCTCCTCACCGGCCGGCACGGACTGTTCTCCTGCTACGAGGCGTTCGTGCACATCGTCGACTCCATGGTCAACCAGCACATCAAGTGGCTGAAGACGTCCAGGGGGCTGCCGTGGCGCGCGCCCATCGCCTCCCTGAACTACCTGCTGACCTCACATGTGTGGCGGCAGGACCACAACGGCTTCTCCCACCAGGACCCCGGCTTCGTCGACCACGTCCTCAACAAGAGCCCCGAGGTCGTCCGGGTCTACCTGCCGCCGGACGCCAACACACTCCTGTCCGTCGCCGACCACGCGCTGCGCAGCCGCGACTACGTCAACGTGATCGTCGCCGGCAAGCAGCCCTGCTTCGACTGGCTGTCCATGGACGCCGCCCGCGCCCACTGCGCACGCGGAGCCGGCATCTGGGACTGGGCCGGCACGGAGAACGGCGGCGAGCCCGACGTCGTGCTCGCCTGCGCGGGCGACGTGCCCACCCAGGAGGTCCTGGCGGCCGCCCAGTTGCTCCGCCGCCATCTGCCCGGCCTGGCCGTGCGCGTGGTGAACGTCGTCGACATGACCCGGCTGCTGCCGCGCGAGGAACATCCGCACGGCATGACGGACTTCGAGTACGACGGCCTGTTCACGAAGGACAAGCCGGTGATCTTCGCCTACCACGGCTATCCGTGGCTGATCCACCGCCTCGCCTACCGTCGCACCGGTCACCCGCACCTGCATGTGCGCGGCTACAAGGAGTCCGGCACCACGACCACGCCGTTCGACATGGTCGTCCGCAACGACCTCGACCGCTACCGCCTGGTCATGGACGTCATCGACCGCGTCCCCGGCCTCGCGGTGCGCGCCGCCGCCGTACGCCAGCAGATGGCCGATGCCCGCACCCGCCACCACGCCTGGATCCGGGAGCACGGCACCGACCTGCCCGAGGTCGCCGACTGGACCTGGAACGCCTGA
- a CDS encoding universal stress protein, whose translation MDLPIVVGVDGSEPSLRAVDWASDEAALRGVPLSVVYACLWSQYEGAALAKDIGKPSARRLPQEITGAAARRAHDRHPDLKVTSDVLFEEPEYALVRESRNACALVVGSRGRSSLAEALLGSVGLTVAAYAHCPVVVLRGSHDNQATPPVHGRIVVGVGESAEDSTAVRFAYEEARRRGVPLEAIRAWRCPAHETTDHPLLAGAPAKLHERDAEETLAKALRDAPPDVEVHRRTVEGHPRRVLMDASHSADLLIVGAKRRAGHLGLQLGRVAHTALHYSACPVAVVPQPA comes from the coding sequence ATGGACCTGCCGATCGTCGTCGGTGTCGACGGCTCGGAACCCAGCCTGCGCGCCGTCGACTGGGCGTCCGACGAGGCCGCACTGCGCGGCGTACCGCTCAGTGTCGTGTACGCCTGCCTGTGGTCGCAGTACGAGGGCGCCGCGCTGGCCAAGGACATCGGAAAGCCCTCGGCGCGGCGGCTGCCCCAGGAGATCACCGGCGCCGCCGCCCGACGGGCACACGACCGGCACCCGGATCTGAAGGTGACCTCCGACGTGCTGTTCGAGGAGCCCGAGTACGCCCTGGTGCGTGAGAGCCGCAACGCCTGCGCGCTGGTCGTCGGCAGCCGCGGCCGCAGCTCTCTCGCCGAGGCGCTGCTCGGCTCCGTCGGTCTGACGGTCGCCGCATACGCCCACTGCCCCGTGGTCGTGCTCCGCGGCAGCCACGACAACCAGGCGACGCCACCGGTGCACGGACGGATCGTGGTGGGCGTCGGCGAGTCCGCCGAGGACTCGACGGCCGTGCGCTTCGCCTACGAAGAGGCCCGGCGCCGCGGCGTCCCCCTGGAGGCGATACGCGCCTGGCGCTGCCCCGCGCACGAGACCACCGATCACCCGCTGCTCGCCGGCGCACCCGCCAAGCTGCACGAGCGGGACGCCGAGGAGACCCTGGCCAAGGCCCTGCGGGACGCCCCGCCGGATGTGGAGGTGCACCGCCGGACCGTCGAAGGGCACCCCCGCCGCGTGCTGATGGACGCCTCGCACAGCGCCGACCTCCTGATCGTCGGTGCCAAGCGCCGCGCCGGCCACCTCGGGCTCCAGCTCGGCCGTGTCGCCCACACGGCCCTGCACTACTCGGCCTGCCCGGTCGCCGTCGTACCGCAGCCGGCCTGA